The proteins below come from a single Streptomyces spongiicola genomic window:
- a CDS encoding TIR-like protein FxsC: protein MKPQRVRQSSDHRPYFFLSYAHTPRYGADVPDPDMWVERLFRDLCGHVMAMTDLPAGAPAGFMDREIRSGEGWSERLAEVLATCRVFVPLLSPRYFASEMCGKEWYAFAQREIFHQARSNRPAEAIVPALWVPVPPEQLPGPAEGLQFNHRAFGDRYVTDGLYGLIKLRKFAEEYERAVYELAKRIVSVADATAVGPGRPLDFRQVPSAFGTPDRADPLSTGPRPIQITVVAPTLHDLPPGRDPQYYGDMPQDWNPYYPDVHRPLAYVARDLVRSLYYRATIVSFDHDSTPLDSKRAPTRPELLIVDRWALEDDERREQLAAFDAEDRPWVSVVVPFNRDDHQSRGAEGVLGAKLAETLPTKLGQGRAAACGVPSMEAFGLLLPQVVEAAAQQYLRHARVYPPNPSPSEGQMWPRLQGAPTSSGSDRGARETE from the coding sequence ATGAAACCTCAGCGCGTTCGACAAAGTTCGGACCATCGACCGTATTTCTTCCTGAGTTATGCGCACACACCGAGGTACGGGGCGGATGTGCCGGATCCCGACATGTGGGTGGAGCGGCTCTTCCGGGACCTGTGCGGCCATGTGATGGCCATGACCGATCTCCCCGCCGGTGCACCGGCGGGATTCATGGACCGGGAGATACGCTCCGGTGAGGGGTGGTCCGAGCGCCTCGCCGAAGTACTCGCCACCTGCCGGGTCTTCGTACCGCTCCTCTCCCCCCGCTACTTCGCCAGCGAGATGTGCGGCAAGGAGTGGTACGCCTTCGCCCAGCGGGAGATCTTCCACCAGGCCAGGAGTAACCGGCCCGCCGAGGCCATCGTGCCCGCGCTCTGGGTGCCCGTGCCCCCCGAGCAACTACCCGGCCCCGCCGAGGGGCTGCAGTTCAACCACCGCGCCTTCGGCGACCGCTACGTCACCGACGGACTCTACGGACTGATCAAACTCCGGAAATTCGCCGAGGAGTACGAGCGGGCGGTCTACGAACTCGCCAAGCGCATCGTCAGCGTCGCGGACGCCACCGCCGTCGGGCCCGGCAGACCGCTCGACTTCCGGCAGGTCCCCAGTGCCTTCGGCACTCCGGACCGAGCCGACCCGCTCAGCACCGGCCCCCGCCCCATCCAAATCACCGTCGTCGCACCCACCCTGCACGACCTCCCCCCGGGACGCGACCCCCAGTACTACGGCGACATGCCGCAGGACTGGAACCCCTACTACCCGGACGTGCACCGGCCGCTCGCCTATGTGGCCCGCGATCTGGTGCGGAGCCTCTACTATCGGGCCACCATCGTCTCGTTCGACCACGACAGCACACCCCTCGACAGCAAGCGGGCCCCCACCAGACCGGAGCTGCTCATCGTCGACCGCTGGGCCCTGGAGGACGACGAAAGACGAGAGCAGCTCGCCGCCTTCGACGCCGAGGACCGGCCCTGGGTCAGTGTCGTGGTCCCCTTCAACCGCGACGACCACCAGAGCCGCGGCGCGGAGGGCGTCCTCGGCGCCAAGCTCGCCGAGACCCTGCCGACCAAGCTGGGCCAGGGCCGCGCCGCCGCCTGCGGCGTACCGAGCATGGAGGCGTTCGGCCTGCTCCTCCCCCAGGTCGTCGAGGCGGCCGCCCAGCAGTACCTGAGACATGCCCGGGTCTATCCGCCCAACCCTTCGCCCTCCGAAGGGCAGATGTGGCCCAGGCTTCAGGGAGCGCCAACCAGCAGTGGATCAGATCGCGGTGCTCGCGAGACCGAGTAA